A single genomic interval of Cervus elaphus chromosome 19, mCerEla1.1, whole genome shotgun sequence harbors:
- the ZMAT3 gene encoding zinc finger matrin-type protein 3 isoform X1, with protein MILLQHAGLPPPKRPSSSPPMSVAARSTGALQLPAQKPFGQEASLPLAGEEEPPKGGEQDSALEELCKPLYCKLCNVTLNSAQQAQAHYQGKNHGKKLRNYYAANSCPPPARMSNAVEPVAAPAVSAPPQMGSFKPGGRVILATENDYCKLCDASFSSPAVAQAHYQGKNHAKRLRLAEAQSNSFSDSSEVGQRRTRKDGNEYKMMPNRRNMYAVQNNSAGPYFNPRSRQRIPRDLAMCVTPSGQFYCSMCNVGAGEEVEFRQHLESKQHKSKVSEQRYRNEMENLGYV; from the exons ATGATCCTCTTGCAACACGCCGGGCTTCCTCCGCCTAAGCGGCCCTCATCCTCTCCTCCTATGTCAGTGGCCGCCAGGTCTACAGGGGCCTTGCAGCTTCCAGCGCAGAAGCCTTTTGGGCAGGAGGCTTCCTTGCCTTTGGCTGGGGAAGAAGAGCCACCTAAGGGAGGGGAACAAGACTCTGCCCTGGAGGAGTTGTGTAAGCCGCTGTACTGCAAGCTCTGCAATGTCACCTTGAACTCAGCGCAGCAAGCCCAGGCTCATTATCAG GGTAAAAATCATGGTAAGAAACTCCGAAATTACTATGCAGCAAATAGCTGTCCTCCTCCTGCCAGAATGAGCAATGCAGTGGAACCTGTGGCTGCCCCAGCTGTTTCAGCCCCTCCGCAG ATGGGGTCCTTTAAGCCAGGAGGCAGAGTGATCCTGGCCACAGAAAATGATTACTGTAAGCTCTGCGATGCCTCCTTCAGCTCTCCGGCTGTGGCCCAGGCTCACTATCAAGGGAAGAATCATGCCAAGAGGCTGCGGCTGGCGGAAGCTCAGAGTAACTCATTCTC AGACTCCTCAGAGGTCGGTCAACGGCGGACCCGGAAAGACGGGAATGAATATAAGATGATGCCTAATaggagaaatatgtatgcagtaCAGAATAATTCAG CAGGTCCTTACTTCAATCCCCGCTCTCGGCAGAGAATTCCACGTGATCTGGCCATGTGTGTTACTCCAAGTGGCCAGTTTTACTGCTCCATGTGTAATGTCGGGGCTGGCGAAGAGGTGGAATTCCGGCAGCATTTAGAGAGCAAGCAACATAAAAGCAAGGTGTCTGAACAGCGGTACAGGAATGAGATGGAGAATCTGGGCTACGTATAG
- the ZMAT3 gene encoding zinc finger matrin-type protein 3 isoform X2 → MILLQHAGLPPPKRPSSSPPMSVAARSTGALQLPAQKPFGQEASLPLAGEEEPPKGGEQDSALEELCKPLYCKLCNVTLNSAQQAQAHYQGKNHGKKLRNYYAANSCPPPARMSNAVEPVAAPAVSAPPQMGSFKPGGRVILATENDYCKLCDASFSSPAVAQAHYQGKNHAKRLRLAEAQSNSFSDSSEVGQRRTRKDGNEYKMMPNRRNMYAVQNNSGPYFNPRSRQRIPRDLAMCVTPSGQFYCSMCNVGAGEEVEFRQHLESKQHKSKVSEQRYRNEMENLGYV, encoded by the exons ATGATCCTCTTGCAACACGCCGGGCTTCCTCCGCCTAAGCGGCCCTCATCCTCTCCTCCTATGTCAGTGGCCGCCAGGTCTACAGGGGCCTTGCAGCTTCCAGCGCAGAAGCCTTTTGGGCAGGAGGCTTCCTTGCCTTTGGCTGGGGAAGAAGAGCCACCTAAGGGAGGGGAACAAGACTCTGCCCTGGAGGAGTTGTGTAAGCCGCTGTACTGCAAGCTCTGCAATGTCACCTTGAACTCAGCGCAGCAAGCCCAGGCTCATTATCAG GGTAAAAATCATGGTAAGAAACTCCGAAATTACTATGCAGCAAATAGCTGTCCTCCTCCTGCCAGAATGAGCAATGCAGTGGAACCTGTGGCTGCCCCAGCTGTTTCAGCCCCTCCGCAG ATGGGGTCCTTTAAGCCAGGAGGCAGAGTGATCCTGGCCACAGAAAATGATTACTGTAAGCTCTGCGATGCCTCCTTCAGCTCTCCGGCTGTGGCCCAGGCTCACTATCAAGGGAAGAATCATGCCAAGAGGCTGCGGCTGGCGGAAGCTCAGAGTAACTCATTCTC AGACTCCTCAGAGGTCGGTCAACGGCGGACCCGGAAAGACGGGAATGAATATAAGATGATGCCTAATaggagaaatatgtatgcagtaCAGAATAATTCAG GTCCTTACTTCAATCCCCGCTCTCGGCAGAGAATTCCACGTGATCTGGCCATGTGTGTTACTCCAAGTGGCCAGTTTTACTGCTCCATGTGTAATGTCGGGGCTGGCGAAGAGGTGGAATTCCGGCAGCATTTAGAGAGCAAGCAACATAAAAGCAAGGTGTCTGAACAGCGGTACAGGAATGAGATGGAGAATCTGGGCTACGTATAG